A region of Candidatus Methylacidiphilales bacterium DNA encodes the following proteins:
- a CDS encoding discoidin domain-containing protein — MFVPGPWLKAGRNTFIVLDYLGDTDAGLAGLDKPILDQLRPELDFFGRKPELKRLRVQGASGLRGVFAPGAESQRITFSQPQRGRFFALEALDAHDGGTSAAIADLSLFGPDGNALNSQLWTITSVSSEETVGEAAGAGNAIDGQISNYWHSAWKSAQPKHPHWIVIDLGREEELGGFVYVPRQGITAEATGRIKSYQAYAGSSLVPAP; from the coding sequence ATGTTCGTCCCCGGCCCTTGGCTCAAGGCCGGGCGCAACACATTCATCGTGCTCGACTATTTGGGTGATACCGATGCCGGGCTGGCCGGGCTCGACAAACCGATCCTCGATCAGCTCCGTCCCGAGCTTGACTTCTTTGGCCGCAAACCAGAACTCAAGCGCCTCCGCGTTCAAGGTGCGTCCGGTCTCCGCGGGGTCTTCGCCCCCGGGGCCGAGTCCCAAAGGATCACGTTCTCCCAACCGCAGCGCGGACGCTTCTTTGCCCTGGAAGCCCTCGACGCACACGACGGGGGCACGTCCGCCGCCATCGCCGACCTCTCACTCTTCGGGCCCGACGGCAACGCCCTCAACTCACAGCTCTGGACCATCACCAGCGTCAGCAGCGAGGAAACGGTGGGCGAAGCCGCCGGCGCGGGTAATGCCATCGACGGGCAGATCTCGAACTACTGGCACAGCGCATGGAAGTCCGCCCAGCCCAAGCACCCCCATTGGATCGTCATCGATCTGGGACGCGAGGAGGAACTCGGCGGCTTCGTTTACGTGCCCCGCCAGGGAATCACCGCCGAAGCTACCGGACGCATCAAAAGCTATCAGGCCTATGCCGGTTCCTCGCTCGTCCCCGCCCCCTAG
- a CDS encoding prepilin-type N-terminal cleavage/methylation domain-containing protein: protein MRRGFTLVELLAVVVVVAVLASFAIPAVSKVLTRGRQAASLSNIRQLGMSLLSYAADNQYKLPPRTNGTDPVTGAAVDKWPKALYTYMPDVRAFIDPSDPLPANRDPAVFFTNRRNNSSYVYNGFNDLGAYTDPSYQVHTVNLTSPSTLILLGKKRHIRGDFYMDVDEGAQGNQIEVLDWDTYGKTLHYFFADGSARWLTQAEYDATLWLVDKTYTLKK from the coding sequence ATGCGCCGGGGCTTCACGCTGGTCGAATTGCTTGCCGTCGTCGTCGTCGTGGCGGTTCTGGCGTCCTTCGCCATCCCCGCTGTCTCGAAGGTCCTGACCCGTGGTCGCCAGGCCGCCTCGCTCTCCAACATCCGACAGCTCGGGATGTCGTTGCTTTCCTACGCCGCCGACAACCAATACAAACTCCCGCCCCGCACCAACGGCACCGATCCCGTCACCGGTGCCGCCGTGGACAAATGGCCCAAGGCCCTGTACACCTACATGCCCGATGTCCGGGCCTTCATCGACCCCTCCGACCCCCTCCCGGCCAACCGCGACCCGGCGGTCTTCTTCACCAACCGGCGCAACAACAGCAGCTACGTCTACAACGGTTTCAACGACCTCGGCGCCTACACCGACCCTTCCTACCAGGTCCATACCGTCAACCTGACTTCGCCCTCCACCCTCATCCTCCTGGGGAAAAAGCGGCACATCCGCGGCGACTTCTACATGGATGTCGACGAGGGGGCCCAAGGCAACCAGATCGAGGTCCTGGACTGGGACACCTACGGCAAAACCCTGCACTACTTCTTTGCCGACGGAAGCGCCCGCTGGCTGACCCAGGCCGAGTACGACGCGACCCTATGGTTGGTGGACAAGACCTACACCCTCAAGAAGTGA
- a CDS encoding exosortase/archaeosortase family protein produces MRWSPVILDRALTVALFLLTVLLFGPLTYWLARQTHHHGQLNHALLILGLAVVFLLTERRNRLSYHGAFSPLSTTLLMGSFVLLGAATGTRLYWLFVASYVLAGAAWGLFFFGPRAQRAVFSLAGAAGAYGVLAALVQYADWPLRAVAGRYSQWVLEKLGFAARLYLDRGDEARLVLTVGPQAFEVAPECNGFGLIGASLLLALLLVIYRRVAVFDKVLCVIMSVFLAVLFNVLRIITICLLAPHFPGHYPVLHEIVGNVFFWAGLASVWGVVCWVDGDRDVAAARAGSITS; encoded by the coding sequence GTGAGATGGTCCCCGGTCATTTTGGACCGCGCCCTGACGGTGGCGCTTTTCCTCCTGACCGTTCTATTGTTCGGCCCGTTGACCTATTGGCTGGCCCGCCAGACCCACCATCACGGGCAACTGAACCATGCCCTGCTCATCTTGGGGCTGGCCGTGGTGTTTTTGCTGACCGAGCGGCGCAACCGGCTTTCCTACCACGGTGCCTTCAGCCCCCTTTCGACCACCCTGTTGATGGGGTCCTTCGTCCTCCTGGGAGCGGCCACGGGGACGCGCCTTTATTGGTTGTTTGTCGCCAGTTATGTCCTGGCCGGGGCGGCCTGGGGGCTGTTCTTTTTCGGCCCGCGGGCCCAACGGGCGGTGTTTTCCCTGGCCGGGGCGGCGGGAGCCTACGGGGTGTTGGCTGCCCTGGTGCAATACGCCGATTGGCCGCTGCGCGCGGTGGCCGGCCGGTATTCCCAATGGGTGTTGGAGAAGCTGGGCTTTGCCGCCCGGTTGTATCTTGACCGCGGTGACGAAGCCCGGCTGGTGCTGACGGTCGGACCCCAGGCCTTCGAGGTGGCCCCGGAATGCAACGGATTCGGCCTCATCGGGGCCTCGCTGCTCCTGGCCCTGCTCCTGGTCATCTACCGGAGGGTGGCGGTGTTCGACAAAGTCTTGTGTGTGATCATGTCGGTTTTCCTGGCGGTTCTTTTCAATGTCCTGCGGATCATCACCATCTGCCTGCTGGCCCCGCACTTCCCGGGGCATTACCCGGTGCTGCACGAGATCGTGGGCAACGTCTTTTTCTGGGCCGGCCTGGCCTCGGTTTGGGGGGTGGTCTGCTGGGTCGATGGCGACCGTGATGTTGCCGCGGCACGGGCAGGCAGCATCACTTCTTGA
- a CDS encoding secondary thiamine-phosphate synthase enzyme YjbQ, whose protein sequence is MLSQSTSFTVATRGKGTTEITDRVAACVTASRVRVGTATVFVAHTSASLVIFENADPTARQDLHRFFEDLVPEDHPGYVHTLEGPDDMTSHLRMALTRTSEVVPIAEGRLCLGTWQGIYLFEHRRAPHTRTVWVNVMGG, encoded by the coding sequence ATGCTATCCCAGTCCACCTCCTTCACTGTCGCCACCCGGGGCAAAGGCACGACCGAGATCACCGATCGGGTGGCCGCCTGCGTGACTGCCTCCCGTGTTCGTGTCGGCACGGCCACGGTTTTCGTGGCCCACACCAGTGCCAGTCTGGTCATCTTTGAAAATGCAGACCCGACCGCCCGCCAAGATCTGCACCGTTTTTTTGAAGACCTTGTGCCGGAAGACCACCCCGGTTATGTCCATACCCTAGAAGGCCCAGACGACATGACCAGCCACCTGCGCATGGCCCTGACCCGGACCTCCGAGGTCGTCCCCATCGCCGAAGGACGCCTCTGCCTCGGCACTTGGCAGGGGATTTACCTCTTCGAACACCGTCGCGCACCCCACACCCGCACTGTCTGGGTGAATGTGATGGGGGGATGA
- a CDS encoding DUF3820 family protein: MPLTPEALADWEKLRTWRMPFGKFSGRPLYEIPAEYLCWFEQKGWPEGELGKLLRIVLEAKREGADHAFDVFRR, encoded by the coding sequence ATGCCTTTAACCCCCGAAGCGTTGGCCGATTGGGAGAAGCTGCGCACTTGGCGCATGCCTTTCGGAAAATTCAGCGGGCGCCCGCTTTACGAAATCCCGGCGGAGTATCTCTGTTGGTTCGAGCAGAAGGGCTGGCCCGAGGGCGAATTGGGGAAGTTGCTGCGCATCGTCCTTGAAGCCAAACGCGAGGGCGCCGATCACGCCTTCGACGTGTTCCGGAGATGA